In Rhodospirillum rubrum ATCC 11170, a genomic segment contains:
- the pncA gene encoding bifunctional nicotinamidase/pyrazinamidase, with protein sequence MTDALVLIDIQNDFCPGGALAVPEGDRVVAVANRLAPMFGTVILSQDWHPADHRSFVTAHPGKAAFESVTMDYGPQVLWPPHCVAGTRGAAFVDGLDLGPAHVIVRKGTNRDTDSYSAFQENDKRTSTGLAGLLRERGIERIFLAGLATDFCVCYSALDARALGFEVCLVEDGCRAIDLDGSLDLARAKMAAAGVKIVTSP encoded by the coding sequence ATGACCGACGCCCTGGTGCTGATCGATATCCAGAACGACTTCTGTCCCGGTGGTGCCCTGGCCGTTCCCGAAGGCGATCGGGTGGTGGCGGTGGCCAACCGGCTGGCGCCGATGTTCGGCACGGTGATCCTCAGCCAGGATTGGCACCCGGCCGATCACCGCTCGTTTGTCACCGCCCATCCCGGCAAGGCCGCCTTCGAGTCCGTGACCATGGACTACGGCCCCCAGGTCTTGTGGCCGCCCCATTGCGTGGCCGGAACCCGGGGCGCGGCCTTTGTCGACGGCCTGGATCTCGGCCCGGCCCATGTTATCGTGCGCAAGGGCACCAACCGCGACACCGACAGCTATTCGGCCTTCCAGGAAAACGACAAGCGCACCAGCACCGGTCTGGCCGGGCTGTTGCGCGAACGCGGCATCGAGCGGATCTTCCTGGCCGGATTGGCGACGGACTTCTGCGTCTGTTACAGCGCCCTGGACGCCCGCGCCCTGGGCTTCGAGGTCTGTCTGGTCGAAGACGGCTGCCGGGCCATCGATCTTGACGGATCGCTGGACCTTGCCCGGGCGAAGATGGCGGCGGCCGGGGTGAAGATCGTCACCAGCCCCTGA
- a CDS encoding PLP-dependent aminotransferase family protein, which produces MDWKGAYAHRAGAMRASEIRELLKLLDQPDVLSFAGGIPDPTLFPTEAAREAYGAVLGEPGVGPLSLQYSISEGYVPLRRWIVAHMASRGVVCDEENIVITSGSQQGLDYLGKLLISPGDSAYVTRPTYLGALQAFNPYEPRYADLAFGEGAPTPAQCREAALAAGGRPALAYVVPDFANPTGETLSREDRLRLLEHVSALGVPLVEDAAYAALRYAGADIASCLALDIARVGDIDHSRVIYCGSFSKTIAPGLRVGWICAARDLVQKVVLTKQAADLHSATINQMVMHRLAEAIYDEQVKKIIGVYAARRDALLAALAKFMPEGVSWTAPEGGMFVWVTLPANIDGAELLAESLRDERVAFVPGGAFFFDGSGANTLRLNFSLPSEAVINEGIARLARLIARKNNQFRAA; this is translated from the coding sequence ATGGACTGGAAGGGCGCCTACGCCCACCGGGCGGGGGCGATGCGGGCCTCGGAGATCCGCGAGCTTCTGAAGCTTCTTGATCAGCCGGATGTCTTGTCCTTTGCCGGCGGTATTCCCGATCCGACGCTGTTTCCCACCGAGGCGGCGCGCGAGGCCTATGGCGCGGTGCTTGGCGAACCCGGCGTCGGCCCGCTGTCCCTGCAATATTCGATCAGCGAGGGCTATGTGCCCCTGCGTCGCTGGATCGTCGCCCATATGGCCAGCCGTGGCGTGGTCTGCGACGAGGAGAACATCGTCATCACCTCGGGGTCGCAGCAGGGGCTTGATTATCTTGGCAAGCTGCTGATTTCACCCGGCGATAGCGCCTATGTCACCCGCCCGACCTATCTGGGGGCGCTTCAGGCCTTCAACCCCTATGAACCGCGCTATGCCGATCTGGCCTTTGGCGAGGGCGCTCCGACGCCCGCCCAATGCCGCGAGGCGGCGCTGGCGGCCGGCGGTCGTCCGGCCTTGGCCTATGTGGTTCCCGATTTCGCCAATCCGACCGGGGAAACGCTGAGCCGCGAGGATCGCCTGCGCCTGCTTGAGCATGTCAGCGCCCTGGGGGTGCCGTTGGTCGAGGACGCCGCCTATGCCGCGTTGCGCTATGCCGGGGCCGATATCGCCTCGTGTCTGGCCCTTGATATCGCCCGCGTCGGCGATATCGACCACAGCCGGGTGATTTATTGCGGCTCGTTCTCCAAGACCATCGCCCCGGGCCTGCGCGTGGGCTGGATCTGCGCGGCCCGCGATCTGGTGCAAAAGGTGGTGCTGACCAAGCAGGCCGCCGATTTGCACAGCGCCACGATCAATCAGATGGTCATGCATCGGCTGGCCGAGGCGATCTATGACGAGCAGGTCAAAAAAATCATTGGCGTCTATGCCGCCCGCCGCGACGCCCTGCTTGCCGCCCTGGCCAAATTCATGCCCGAAGGCGTGAGTTGGACGGCGCCCGAAGGCGGGATGTTCGTTTGGGTGACCCTGCCGGCGAATATCGATGGCGCCGAGTTGTTGGCGGAGTCGCTGCGCGACGAGCGGGTGGCCTTCGTTCCCGGCGGCGCCTTTTTCTTCGATGGCAGCGGCGCCAATACCTTGCGCCTGAACTTCTCGCTGCCCTCGGAAGCCGTCATCAACGAGGGCATCGCCCGTCTGGCCCGGCTGATCGCCCGCAAGAACAACCAGTTCCGCGCCGCCTGA
- a CDS encoding GntR family transcriptional regulator, whose product MSGVTYKTDQAYDQLERMIAFQELKPGTMVSESTLMELTGFGRTPIREALQRLAWERMVEIHPRRGAFIPHIFVEVQLKILEVRRGVEELAVRLAAQRADALQKADMGRLAGEMDKVIGGNDLVTYGDLLRRINEAIVMAARNDYLLLAMAPLQGLSRRFWFANVGDQQGELAKAARLHCAVLEHICLGEAEAAAQASLALNDYLTDFAYRTIRRA is encoded by the coding sequence GTGTCGGGTGTGACCTATAAGACCGATCAGGCCTATGACCAGCTTGAACGGATGATCGCTTTTCAGGAGTTGAAACCCGGCACCATGGTTTCCGAATCGACCCTGATGGAGCTTACCGGCTTTGGTCGCACGCCGATCCGCGAGGCGCTTCAGCGCCTAGCCTGGGAGCGCATGGTCGAGATCCATCCCCGGCGCGGCGCCTTCATTCCCCATATCTTCGTCGAGGTCCAACTGAAGATCCTCGAGGTCCGTCGCGGGGTCGAGGAACTGGCCGTGCGCCTTGCCGCCCAGCGCGCCGATGCCCTGCAAAAGGCCGATATGGGCCGACTGGCCGGCGAGATGGACAAGGTGATCGGCGGCAATGATCTGGTGACCTATGGCGATCTGCTGCGGCGGATCAACGAGGCCATCGTCATGGCGGCGCGCAACGACTATCTGCTGCTGGCGATGGCGCCGCTGCAGGGCCTGTCCCGGCGCTTCTGGTTCGCCAATGTCGGCGACCAACAGGGCGAACTGGCCAAGGCCGCCCGCCTGCATTGCGCCGTCCTTGAGCACATCTGCCTGGGCGAGGCCGAGGCCGCCGCCCAGGCCTCGCTGGCGCTCAACGACTATCTGACGGATTTCGCCTATCGCACCATCCGCCGCGCCTAA